The window AGGACGTAATTTTTCCCCttgaaaacatccaatttttttttctagaaacaTAACTACAAATATAGCATATAATGGTAGACAGGTGTGACAATTACGGTGCCCACAAAGAGCCAAAAAGGCGAAATATCGTGTAAATTGTCACGCAGTACCGGTACATCTGATTAACATTGGGGAAGATATTTGatcaaaatacaaacaaaaaagtttcattttttgcattGGCTGAAGAACTACGGTGGCCAcagaggatttaaaaaaaaaaatcatgtcaagAACTAGCAATATTGCAAATAGCAAAAACCACTAGTGAGGTCCCTGAAAAGGTTTACAATTGCCcagagatgccacaagatggcaccaaagctcCATTTTTCGATTAGAGAGAGATTTGGCTTCTCAAATAGAAGTGATTGCCTTCACTTCAAcagagaacaaaaacaagaaaaagtctCGTAAGTGAGGTCCCCGAAAAGGTTTAGAATCACCTATAGATggcacaagatggcaccaaagctcTACTTTTCacctcaacatagttccttggcacattTCTATTGGATAGCGCTTTGGCACCACCATGTGGTGGGAGGGgtgcacaaaaacaagaaaaagtccAGTAAGTGAGGTCCCAAAAAGGGTTAGAATCGCCAATagttgccacaagatggcaccaaaggtCTACTTTTCAAATAGACATAGATTTGGCTTCTCCAACAGAAGCCCTCCATTCACCTCAACATAGTTCTCTGGCACATTTCTATTGAACAGCGCTTTGGCACCAtcatgggaggggggggtgaacaaaaacaagaaaaagtctAGCAAGTGAGGTCTCCGGAAAGAGTTACAATTGCCcgtagatgccacaagatggcaccaaagctcTACTATTCacctcaacatagttccttggtacAGTTCTATTGGGCAGCGCTTTGGCACCACCATCTGGTGGGAGGGatccacaaaaacaagaaaaagtcgAGTAGGTGAGGTCCCCGAAAAGGTTTAGAATCGCCTATAGATGCCACTAGATGGCACCAAAGCTCAACTTTTCTGATGGAGATTTGGCTTCTCCAATAGAAGTGCCTCCCTCTacctcaacatagttccttggcacattTCTATTGGAGAGTCCTTTGGCTCCATCATGTGGGGGAGGGGTGCATGAAAAAGTTAAGTTTTTCAGAAATGAATGGAGGCTTGGGGGGGTTTGTCTGGTCATTTTCGCTCCATGATAAAATTCTGCAAGGGAAACGAGTGCGGGGGGGGGTTAGTAAATAGTGACATCATGTCCCCCAGCGAGATGAGAACCGGTCGTTACGCAAGCGCCAGCTCAGCATCTCTGGGAGGTGTTTCCACgcatgacggggggggggggtgatgacgTGAAAAAATGGTGCAGCGTCTACGCCGCCGGCTGCtgccacgccccccccccttttttttcccagctggAGCAGGCGACGGAGGCGGAGCCGAAaggcacgcgcgcgcacacacgcgcgcCGACATCCCGCATCCCGCCGCACGCTCACCGCCAAGCAGCCGGCACcccctcgccgccgccgccgccccccctccacccctcgaGCCCACCGACCCAGCCAGCGAGCGTCCGCCAGCAGCCGTGCCGTCGCCCCACGATGGATGCGCTCATGAAGGGCTTCTCCATGGCCAAGGAGGGCGTGGTGGCGGCCGCCGAAAGGACCAAAGCCGGCATGGAGGAGGCCGCCGCCAAGACCAAGGAAGGGGTCATGTATGTCGGTAAGGACGCCGGTGCGGGGAAGGAGGGGCGCAAGAGAAAGTCGGGGCGGCGGGGGttcggttggggggggggggggtttacaggAATATTTTCAAATCCTCTTAATAAATTAAAACCGCTTCAGTAGAGTCCTCGGATGGCTGTGTCACCTCTCAAGGGCACTTTGAGACTTCCTGGGCCTTCTCTTGTGGGGGGgctttgcttgtgtgtgtgtgtggggggggggggctattagCAGCACAAAAGTGGGGGTCAGGGCAATATCGAAATGATATAAAATGAGCACTGCGTCACCTCGTCTTGCGTGCTGCCCGGATGACTTAACACCTTCCACTCGGCCCTCCCCTCTCcccaatctgaaaaaaaatggagtggggggggggacagttgTATGCAAAACCCCCCAGTTTGCGAGCGTTGATGCGCCCGCCCGCTAGAAAGAAGCCGTGTCATtgcagagtgtgtgtgtgtgtgtgtgtgtgtgtgtgtgtgatgcagcagtgggatggggggggcgAAAGGCCGCGAAAGCGCTAAAGCACATCTTTCCGGGGCTTTCCGTCCCTCGCACGACATTTTCATCCCTCTCCGTGCTAGATTATATAATAAATGTGTTTAATCTGCTCATAACGAGCGCACTTGGGGCGCGCAGAACGACGAAAACTGACTCGGGATGACAAAAACCAGATGACCGGACCAGGCAGGAGAGAAAAGAACAGAATAAACGGGCACAAAAGAACCCGGCGGTCCGGGCACCAGACGCAGGGGGGGTGGGTAGGAAGCTGATTggttgaaacaggagaggtgaAGGGACTGGTTGGCTGAGAGAAGATAAGGAGTTAATTGGTTAAGTAGGAAAGAGCAGGTAAGATTCTGATTGGTTGAAATTTTGTGTGTGGTTTCTCGGGCAGGTAACAAGACGAAGGAGGGCGTTGTGTCGTCAGTAAATACTGGTGAGTACATTTCAGACCGTAATATTTTCGGACAAACTTGTCCCCCCCCTTTGGAAAGTCGAAAGAGGTCGCCTCGAATAATGTGCATGCGCCCCCTAGTGGCCAACCGGACCGTGGACCAGGCCAACATCGTGGCCGACACGGCCGTCAGCGGCGCCAACGAGGTGTCGCAGGCCGCCACGGAGGGCGTGGAGAACGTCGCCGCGTCCGCCGGGCTCCTGAACCAGGTCGGTTGTCGTTGGCGACCGCCTCTCACTCGTCGTTTTGGGGGAACGTTTAGCACGCAGCGACGCTCATTTCGTGATATCGTTTGTCActgtgtgtgcccccccccacccccgataGGAGGAGTCCGCGAATGAGGTGCCTATATCGTGCATGCTGCTAATTTATCAGATTCAATttggaatttcatttttttttttagctacccCGCAGATGTGCACCGCTCGCATTAACAACGAGGCTGCGAGAGAAGCGCTAGCTTACAAACGCAAATTCTGTTTTGACAGCCACAAAGTGCTCCCTTGAGATAGAAAGTGGCTTGATTTCGGGTTTTTCGAGAGTGTGAAAATTCAAAAACAAGCGACTAACTGTTTGTCGCACACCCACAACCAAACATAAACTAatgataaatacataactaTTTACAACAGCCATATAAATTTGCATTTCCTCGAGTCCATTTAGCTTCATGctaaaaatacaatgcaaaatgctACACACTAATACGAGCagacatattctttatcctctgcaaagaatgacaaTTACTATCACCGTTTGCTCGGGACCATCTTTGCGTGTATCCATATTATACTGTGGACAgtataatgtgtttttaattatgAAATTGAAACTATATAATTTAGTGATGTTTTAAATGCATTAGCATGCGGGCCTGCTTTGTCAAGACTAACACGTCCGGCACGACGCCAGCGAGTGGACGACAGGCCTGCCGCACGCTTTGACGGCTTTCTGGCCGCGGACGTTCGAACGTGTCCAATTTTTTTGACGTTATATTTCCCGTCCGCCCTCAGGGAGAATACGGAGCGATGGAGCAAGGTGGCGACAGAGGAGAGGTAAGTGTAAAGCTGCAAAATGCGTGTTCATTTCTTGTCGCTTTCCAGTTAAAACGATGTACTATACGTGGGTTTATTGTACTCAAATGGACGcataactttttaaaatatactaaTGTTTTATTCTGGTCGACTGTCTACTGCCTCAGGGCTACTAGTTCCAGTCAGGACTCGATCTCAAGCGGCACCTCGCACCCCTTCGACCTTTGCCTCGCTCAACAAGAGTCCAggtgtttgttttctatttaatttttttgtggtttttttttttttttggggggggggtgacttttAAACAGAATCACACCTTTATCTGGGTGGGACTCTTCCGGATGcagcacccccccctccccttcgcCTCCCGtgtgtcaagtgtcatcccaattACGCAACCTAATcctggaagcaaaaaaaaaaaaaaaaaagacgtgcaCATGCATGAAATACACAGAAACCACACAATATTGcaacttccaaaaaaaaaaaaaaaaaaatacaaattcaattgACAAGAAAGGCTTTTAAAAgaccaattgaaaaaaaaaatgattcagtgTCTGACTACACAAAAATgcgtgcaggtttttttttacatcactagATTTGCATGGCATCACCCAATCACCACAGAGGAAACTTTCATCATGGAGTGACGAGAGTGTGCAGATGGAATTGTGGGAACTGTAGTTGTTTACGACCATTTTCAACTCGTACATAATCAGCTGTGCTCCTGCCCAGTGTTCCGACAAGGCCATTCGACATGACACCACTGTGTGTTGCCTtattaaacacacacatacacacccttGTTGCCATCAatgctgattttaaaaaaaatgtgtccatgCGAAAtaaatttgtgtttgttgatgttggAAAACACTTTGCGTCTGCCTTTGATTTAGAGCCCGTCATTTACTGGTTTTGGAACATAACGACTATTTACATAACGACTCTGCTGTAAATGGACAATTTGCACAATGTATTATATCAGTtaaaaatattatacagttaTTTTTATGCTGACAAAGtccaaattcctt of the Syngnathoides biaculeatus isolate LvHL_M chromosome 22, ASM1980259v1, whole genome shotgun sequence genome contains:
- the sncgb gene encoding synuclein, gamma b (breast cancer-specific protein 1) — translated: MDALMKGFSMAKEGVVAAAERTKAGMEEAAAKTKEGVMYVGNKTKEGVVSSVNTVANRTVDQANIVADTAVSGANEVSQAATEGVENVAASAGLLNQGEYGAMEQGGDRGEGY